The region CGCTTTTCATCAATCTGGTTTAACTTTTCTTGGCGGATTTCCTCAAGAATTTCATCCAGTGTCTTTTCTCTATCATCAGCTAAACATTCCTTTAGGGCTTCATCCGTTACATTCTCGTCTCGGACCAACTCGATAAGTGCTTTTCCTGTTTGACATTTCCAACTGGGAGTGATAAAATTAATCTCTATACAGtgcaacattttcaacatcCATGAGAGGAAATGTGATCCGTCATTTGTTGATGTTGACTCAAATCGATTCAGAAGAACATCAAACAAGTTGGCAACATCTGTTGGGCTCCATTTGATATTTGTAACCAGTCCTTGCAGCTTGTTGAGGAGAAGCCGTTCATTATCATTTGAAGACCAAAAACTGGGAGCAGCGTGTAAAGTTGTGAATCTGTTAACCAATCCTCCGACTCTGGGATCTGTGTCAGAATCATccattttgtggaaaatttgtCAAATCTAGTCAAAACAGAGGTGGAGAAGATTAGGATTTTGAGagtctgtcattttctctgcattttttaatGGCCGTAATTCAATAATATTGTGATAATAATGTGTTTACTTACGgcattgaaattaaatattggtgtgtatgattttgtttttcaaatgttgcCTGCAGCACAAATTCGAGAGGTTTCATTtacaatttatatatatttctctatttttattcCCTACACTGCAGATTATTAAtactctgaaaatgaaatatgaataaatatgcataaaaatacaggtattataattatttattgcagtttgtagcttaactgttttttttttattaatgcatttaATATATTGTTGTAGTAGTCTGATACTCACCTATTAACAAGATGAAAAAGGTGAGAGGCGGTCTTTGTCTTTAGGGCACCTGAGATGATTTGCAGCCAGAGTATTCGATGCTTTCTTAtattctgttttggttttcctttttttttcaaaccttgaGCGGGCACCGCCCCGAGGGAATTTCTGGCCATGCTTTCAATTTATATGTTCGACTTACTCTAAACcattttgtttactgtaattgCAGATGGCAATGAAATATTCTCCTTCTCTACTGTGACAaaaagtttgtttcttttctttatgtaaAGCACTGTTCAGGCGGGGTATAAGTGCATAAAACCCTGAATAGCTTAATTTGGCATGGTTAAGCTACCTTCAAATTACATATGTAagataaatactttttttttttttacccgtttcagtataaatattaatagtaaataaacacacagacacatactaAAAGACCCTGAAGATTGTCCAAAGGCAGAATGCAGTATCTACCGtcaatacagtatgtataacaTTTGCTTAAAAGTTTTGGGGGTAAAATAACCAGCCAAAAAAGGCAGAGAATTAAAGCTTTTACTGCGTATCTTTCTGTAATATCTTCCCCCTTTCTGTACTTACCCGTCTCTGTCATTGTAAGGTGGGACTGGTACAGAATACAGCCATAAATAGAAAGTGCCGTGTGAACGTCTGCTTGGCACAAGTCGCGCCAGTCTTGGAAAATTTTTCTTCTCCGCAGAGAGAAGTCCCCCACACGCACCAGTGGTTCCACCGAAGTTTCGCTTTCGATTTCCTGACAACTGACGCGACTTCTTCATGGCCAGTTATCAAGGTGAGCTCAAAGGATGATGAAAGCTGAAATATGTTGCCCAGACGAAATATTCCCGCACTGTGCGCAAACATCAACCTTtgatatttacatgtaaattattttaaaggtcAAGGTCAAGGTTTCTTTTTCACAGGCTTCAACGTAGTTTGTGACACAAGTCACTCCAGCATTCCTCTGCATCATTTTAATTGGTTTACTTTATTCCAAATCTATCCAATGTAGTGTAAAAAGTTTTTTCGAGTCTGAGTCTGAGTTATTtgaacagtttgaaatttttACAGTATCATTATTCTTCACATGGCAAAGAAACTTAACAGTATCTCAAAGAAGTCATGACATATTATCGAGTTTAACCCTTTAAATCCATTGCTGGTCACAGCTTTGACGAGGCATTGTAACCAGTAACTGTAACAGAATACACTTTAAAGTAACCACCGAGCCTGTTACTGatcccaaaaaacaaacagacatgataCTCACAGAGTCAGGAATTACAGTCTTTAAAGAGCCTCTGCTATCTGCTGGACAAATAATGTTACAACGCTGTCCACACACTCAAGTCAGCAgctgtgaaaaaacatttaaagacagTTTCCGTGTTACTCTTATTCACTCACCGGGGGGGTCAGAGGTTACTATATACGCAGGCCTCGAGATGTGCCCACGACCTTATCTTGAGCGAGGTAACCGCTGCTGGCCCGGGGAGCCGGGACAGGTTGGGTTTAGGTTCATTTGAAACGGAAGTACAGGTTTTAGTGGAGTGAAATTCAGTCGGCGGCCTATTAGGTGCAAAGCGTGATGGGAGACAAAGTGGAAACATCTGcctaactgctggatgtggtcTCTTAAGCAGAGACATGACTTtgcttttctgacttttctctaaatgttgtttttttttttttttttttaagatggtGGAGGTTAAAGTTCCCTCTTCggtctgatttatttattcgATTTATTCACATATCTTAACAGAGGCTATTTATGAATGTGCCGTGTCGCTGCACAGCAGCCTGTCAGTCGTGGGTTCCTGTCTGCGTTTCGCTCTCCCGCTCGCGAGCTTCCTCGTCTGTCGGCGCACAGCCCTCCGCACGTCAACACACCTGGGCCACGCCGCCCGCTCGAGCTGGgcgaggacaaaaaaaaaaaaaccggtCGGTTTGCATTGGGGAGGACGGgcctggggggtgggggggacaGGCTGACGACCTGCGCCGAGCCGACTCGGTCAGAAAAACACGTGTTTGCTTTCAAaataatagagagagagagagagatgtgtcATTTTGAACGAATTAGGGAGGACGATTTAAAATGTGGTAAAAATCAGCAGTCAGACGACGACCCCCAGCTTCACTGGGGCCACAGCTACCACTTGCCTTAACACATCAAATTGGGGGCCTATAAGACTTTCAAGGTCTCCTGTAAATGGTGGGAAGTCCCCTTTGTCAAACAgtaacaaaatagaaaaaaacgtcccccccaaaaaaacagaaatgaaagcaATATTTGTTCACTGGTTTCTGGGAAATTAACCACTTAAGACTTTCAGCGTCTGCACTGCAGTTTTAATTGTATTGACTAGCGTCGCTATTCACAGACTACAAGAATCACCTCTGCACCCTGGTGTTGGTTACCTGAAATGTTCTTATCCCTGGAGCTCTAGTTTAAACCTCTCCAGTAGGAGTAGATATTCCGAAGCACTGAATAAATGTAGAACAtgcaaatcattaaaaaaaaaaatgcaaataagaatacaaatgattttttttgcagtaactGCCTTGTGGATAAGTTGATGTTCTGGTTAAGACAGTTACACATCCAAAGTAACTTTACCGGATGACTGTACATACACCAATTTTAATCACCGCTGTGTCGTTTAAGACACGCGTAGATGGATAGATCGAGACTGAGCATgcgccccccccaaaaaaaagccttttattttgaaaggtttgCGTTCCGGGTGTTCAGGTGTTCACCACAGCGGACTTGACGCAGGTGCGTCAAGCCGGGAGATAATTGCCAAGGTAAATCCCGAGGACGTACTCAAGAGGAACGTTGTCATTCACCGGATAAATCTCAGGcgtggggaaagaaaaaaaaaaaaatccggtTTTAATTCATGATTGAATATTAAACCGACCTCACTGATCATGCGGGGAGACACAGCCACGGTGAGTCTCGGAGTATTTTAAGTTAAATCCCGGATTGAACATTTATGCCAGCGACTGCTCGGGCCTGGGAGGGAGGAGGCTTTGACTTGTTGTTCTCAGTGTTTGAAACCTGTTTTCTTCGGTCATGGTTCTTGTTATGTTTCACATTTCTTCCAGGAGACCGGTGTGGAGGGGGGCGATCGTGGAGCCCCAACAGAAACCGCGTCTGGGGAAAGACGACCGGTGAGTACGTTTGAAGGGGGTCTGCGGTTGAAAAGCTGtagcaacctttttttttttttttttttttttttaactggggTTGTATTGGGAGTCTTCGATTCTCAAACATGCAGGCTTCGTCCTCTCCGCCTGTGTGTTGCATAGTTAAAATTTTATCCTCAAACAAGTAAACAACCTAACCGGTTCAGGACATGCAGGACAGTGTATTCCCCTGCACTGCTTCCACACTGTTTATTGCCACCTATGGCtggcatgtatttttttatttattatttcaaaacagATTGGGaagcagatttgttttgtttttttcgtaCAGGACAGGACAAATCTGCTATCGTCACACTGCAGTCGGACCTCACCAATGTGGATTTCATGTGCTTTCTTACTAGACTAAAGATAGAACAAAATGTAAACCCACAACTGTGTACCTATTTCATAGATCAAAAACCTgaagtttcatttgttttttggcatattttggTGAGTGACTGAATTTGACCCCACAAAAAGCAGTCGACGTAATTTTACCGCAgtccaaaaaatattaatttcatcaCAGTATGACTTAACCgatatggatttatttatttatttatttattttttgtttaggCCTGGTAAGCTCactgacaacaaagaaaaagtggacagtgtgtcttttttctttacagagTATTGTGTCGCTACAAAATATGCTGAAAAAAGTCTCCCAAAGCCCTCTCCATAATCAGTACAAGGTGAgtggctacacacacacacacactatttttttacatctcaaacacacaccctaATCCCAGTAAGCTTAGGTACTGTACTGCAATGCATTCCTGACCTCTTTTTCCAGTTtcagatgaaaaagagaaaaaagggtaCACATAATTTAACTCCCttataataatttaatgattttttttttcctccatctctctcctcttcagacTCTTGTTTCATCACCCTCTAATTCCAGTGGATCATCTGTGAATGAGTCTCGAAACAAACAGGTTAGAAACCACTGGTAACAGTGTCTCTCGGCTCGGTATGTGCACATACAGTGCAGGCTGGTGATCTTTAATGAACAGCAATGCATCATCTGCGTTTTTCCGAGTGTATTTTTAGGACACTCCCAGTTATGTTGTCTTTAACGCAGCAATAACAGCAAACAAAGAAATTCTTGTTTGCTGGAGAACAAACAGCAAGCCTCACAATGCTTGCAGTCTACGGCACTATCGCATTTTAGCTTGCATTTCTAACAAGTGACACATGACGTTCATATCACACTGACTGAGAATGCATGACAAGCAAGATGTATGATTCTTCCCACGCTTCACTCCACAAatatgttggggttttttttgtttattgtcattGACTTTTGGTCCACAGGATGACGAGTTCCTTAGTCATCTCTCAGCTGCTGCCACAGGTGTGACAGACAACCACCAGCTACACTTAGCACAGGTGAGGCTCAGCATCTGCAGAGCATACATGAATGACATATGGTACAACTCAAGAGAAACTACATCCAAGATTTAGCTGAAATGCCTCAAATTTGCCATATGAAATGGATGGTTAAAACTGCTGTTCATATTTTAATCAACACTCCTCAACACACTCCTCCTGGTCCTCAGAGCGGTTTGAAGAAGGAGGATAATCATCATCTTCCCTCTGCAGCACAgcacctgttttgttttttgatcaaCAATACAATCACACTAAATGTTATCGTGAAATCTTTGTAACgtgtaggtgtgtttgtgtataagCAGATTTCCGGATGAGATTTTTCTATTAATAAGTCAGTTCATTGTCAGCATTTGATAGggctcctaaaaaaaaaaaaagcatcatcaAACCTCGTTAGCTGGTAACTTTTCAAACAATACCATCTTAATGCCTTTGTTATACGGTTATTGGTTGGTACCTGCTCTCAAACTTTGGGCTGCAAACAAAAGCAGGTGTAGGTGTTCTGTAgggacaaataaatgaaaataaaaagtaataatcaGGCTTTTTTGTAGCATTCATACCTCTGCCAATGCCATATTGTTATGAAAAATCATTGCATGAATTATTTTGAGAGGtggaaatattacattttttttaatactagtCCTTGACCAAAAACCTAAATTTCAGTGAttgctgtgtcactgtgtcattGTTTCAGAATGGAGAACAGGAAATGCTCCATTTAAGCCCTCAGGTATGTTTTTAGATGCCCACTTAACTCAGTTTGAGAAATCTGTCAACAGTCCAAGTGAAATCTAGCACCTCTTCCTTTTCTGCCTGGTTTCCCTTTCTTTGTTTATCAGAATGGAGTCAATGGGGATTTGGCCAGAATGAACCAATTTTATGTGAATTATTTGGTACGTACTGTATAGggatttcgttttttttaaaaccagatcACAACCTTACCTTAGGTACtacctttttccttttttgagcCTGTCCCTAATGACCTTGTGTTCTTTCATCAGGAATCGTGCAGCAAAGGAAACATAATGGAGGATGTGGGAATGGAAAATTCAAAGGAAATAAACCTCAATACCATCTTTGTCGCTCCACCTGAATTTCAGAGCTCGCCCCTGGATCTTCAGCCCAAAATTCAGACTctggaaaatggagaaaagtttTCTGAAGCTCAGGAGGACCTATTCCAGACCCTTACCTACAACCCCATGCAAGACCTCTTCCATACATCGAAACTGGCCCAAAATGCATCTGCCAGTAGTCATTTTCATGATGAAACGCTAAACTCACCAGacttatttaaaacaaatcctGCTCTAACACAGGACTTCTCCAAAGCCTTGCAGTCAAAGAGCTCTGACCTCTTTAAAGGTGAAGGGGAAGACCTTTTCAGGGCTGCTAAAGGAGAGGATTTAATCCACACAGCACGTGCTAAGGAAGCGAATCTCATCGACAAATCTCCGAGCATTTTTGTGGACCCATTCAAGTCTCCCTCAAACAAGGAGGACGTTCTGTTCCAGTCTTCACAGCCTACGGTAGTGAACCCATTTTATTCTGCTTCCACCACTGAAGCAGATTTGTTTCAAGCCGTTCCAACTAAAAGGTGGGAACTCTTGGatgtcaagaaaaacaaacaagatccCTCTACGAAAGGGTATGGCCATTTTGGCACGTCTTCCAAGGAAAATATGGAcatattttcatcttcatccaCAAATACAGTCGACCCATTCCCAAGCCCAATTGCAAGGGATTTATTCCAAGACATCTCCAGTTTGGAAGACCCGTTTGGTACTACTCCCTCAAAACAACACGACCCTTTCCAAGATTTTTTAAATGGGACTCCAGACATCTTCCAACCACTTCCCTCTAAGACTAACAGCAGGGATATATTTGAGACAACCTTCAGCAATACTGCCTCTAAGGCTATGTACCCTACGCCTTCACTCAACAGTCCGTCAGAATCGAAGCTTGACATGCTATCGTCACCAGATCTCTTCAGAGCAACGCCATCAGAATCTCTTCCATCCAACAGGCCACAGGATATTGTGTTGACAACTTCTAAGGGAACCAAACATGATATTCTTCAGCCGACTCCTTTCAGTCAGGCCAGTTATCTGTCTGTGTCCCCCAGCCAGTCTTCAGCTGAAATGACTCATGTACGTAACAGGTGCCATTCAATATGTAGACAGCcataaaatcaatgttaaatACTAATCCATTGTACTGTAAAGTGTGGTTCCTTTAGGGTCCCACTGTATTGCACGACGCATCTAGTCGCCAAATTGATTTAAGACATACTCTAATTTATATAACATGCACTTCATACCTTCTTTCATAATCAAACTTGCAGGTGCCAACCTTCAAACGTCCACCAAAGCCACTTCCTCGAACTAGACCACCAAGGATAGGAAAGCCACCAAAACCAGAAAAGCCACCCACACCAGTAAAACCTGTATGAAAAAGAACACAGTTTAACATAATCTTATTCATTACCTGCTTGTGTAACTCACTAATTATATTGCTACGAAATCTAATGTGCTATTACTGACCTTCTTTATCTCATTTGAATGTGTTCAGATTGAACAGGATCCAGTTGTACGAAAAACGTCTCCTAAACCAGCCTTCGGACTGCTCCCAAAGCCAGTTGGTCACCACAAACCAAAAACTCCAGTACGCATCCTGTTTAAACTTGACCAAATTAGCTGCCCAAATTAGCATGTGTAAATATCTaattagaaattatttaaatggcCATGTGTGGAAAGTGTGTGTAGCTATCAAGACACACTGCGGATAGGAAATCATTTTTGGGTGtgcatgttttaaatatatctcTTTTACAGGAAAGTAAAACAGTGGACCCTGAGAACAATGTTGTCTTTGAGGATATCCTGCTTATTGgacaggtgtgtttttaataatgggaaaaaaagtaatttcgactaaaaagaagaaaattaataaatgtataagACTTAATAACAAACTTAACAGGGACAAATGTTACTGCAATAAAGGGGATGGAGAATTACAGAAATACAACTGTCTATATAaagctttgttttattaaaatcccAAAACAGGAAAGGTGTGTGGAAGACTGGCCTGAGGACAGTCCTGAACTTAACCCTGACTTCAAACcagtaagaaaatattttaaatatttaattagtATACTCTCACTATTGGGCTGGAATACTATCTTGAACTCTCAGCAATGTCCTCTATGCAAagataaaacacatttcaactAAATAgaggatgtgttttgtttttgttttgtttttttcttaaagtctGGAAAATTTAGACTGCGGCGAGAGTCACTGAAGGTAAGAGACAGTTCATTCTTTTAATTagctttgtttttaagtgtaaaaaagaaactgaaaaaagctaAAACTTTCTCTTAGGTGAAGACGGACTCCGATGGAGGAAGTGGTGAGGATCAGGATGGCTCTGGAGGTCAGAGCAAGGTACCATCTGACAGTTTTAACCCATCAGTCACTATTAGATATTCTGTGGTTGCcattaatatatttttccacgatatagttcaacatttttctgcaaacattTATTGcagagaaagaacaagaaaTTCAGAATGTCTCAACTCTCCAGAAGAGGCTCACAGGTAAACCAAGTAACGCAAAATAACAGTTTccctgctctgtttgtgtttgcacattttgtCAGTACAATGGTAATGGTTTTTTTACTTTATAGGATAAGTTTCCTGATGACACACAGGAGGGGAGGACCAGGGCTCTACCCATCCCTCGTAAATCATCAAAGGTAACAATCAGGGTGTCTGGaatcaaacatatattgttTAAGCATGTGTCACTTAGCCTAGTCTTAACATGTCCCTACATATGTAaactgtaatgtgtttttgcacCTAAGGGGCTAAGGTGAGTTAAGGTTTTGAATGGTGAGTTCTGATTCAGTGCAATGGAAGATTGTGATGCAGTGCAAATACAGTCAAAGGAAAggcacaaacaaataaaggcaacCCAAACTTGTgttaaaaaatgattcatt is a window of Xiphias gladius isolate SHS-SW01 ecotype Sanya breed wild chromosome 12, ASM1685928v1, whole genome shotgun sequence DNA encoding:
- the si:cabz01007807.1 gene encoding uncharacterized protein si:cabz01007807.1 isoform X3, with the protein product MRGDTATETGVEGGDRGAPTETASGERRPSIVSLQNMLKKVSQSPLHNQYKTLVSSPSNSSGSSVNESRNKQDDEFLSHLSAAATGVTDNHQLHLAQNGEQEMLHLSPQNGVNGDLARMNQFYVNYLESCSKGNIMEDVGMENSKEINLNTIFVAPPEFQSSPLDLQPKIQTLENGEKFSEAQEDLFQTLTYNPMQDLFHTSKLAQNASASSHFHDETLNSPDLFKTNPALTQDFSKALQSKSSDLFKGEGEDLFRAAKGEDLIHTARAKEANLIDKSPSIFVDPFKSPSNKEDVLFQSSQPTVVNPFYSASTTEADLFQAVPTKRWELLDVKKNKQDPSTKGYGHFGTSSKENMDIFSSSSTNTVDPFPSPIARDLFQDISSLEDPFGTTPSKQHDPFQDFLNGTPDIFQPLPSKTNSRDIFETTFSNTASKAMYPTPSLNSPSESKLDMLSSPDLFRATPSESLPSNRPQDIVLTTSKGTKHDILQPTPFSQASYLSVSPSQSSAEMTHVPTFKRPPKPLPRTRPPRIGKPPKPEKPPTPVKPIEQDPVVRKTSPKPAFGLLPKPVGHHKPKTPESKTVDPENNVVFEDILLIGQERCVEDWPEDSPELNPDFKPSGKFRLRRESLKVKTDSDGGSGEDQDGSGGQSKRKNKKFRMSQLSRRGSQDKFPDDTQEGRTRALPIPRKSSKEYFSEIHLAAGENEDGEQNGMDYKKPLKTKVNRLLRRASTTSSMPEGNHMNEHLSQESRDDDINKKSVDKKNSIIRRWSEGTVVDDSTGEEEDRGEAQREEKRRNRVKIKFMPHRGFAITVEKNDDKLKGTHGHTHRKGSKEKSQDELLGALGYTPRKKSEDNSFEDAEGMKGHNLQSTGKAAFMDDKHLQKTHHFSPGLNGDEDAYGMEDCKPKKPSKMKLLHMGRRSSKEDRLDDSSSQKKKSSFSEEELDDEELNWMEDCKQKNSKHKGCNPVPRKCKTAYDTTGQPEPIRFSQHVPQQAFNGCLMHNDDFAEDEIKGKDFTSPGEMYDSEQDELETCKPVKKSWKLKGLMKYKAKGKAMHLECEDPPGATSSDYLSEAAKAEWLAAQKDERAMAGLEDGDEEGDTDSLMEWWYTVEKWDEVPSDDESKVIKEDESKSFTILADKVHHGLRVFNKVFTERAEVLWQSVIALHAIADDINNFHQKAKIAGITGGTTTAVGGVTAIAGLALAPFTFGASLVVTAVGVGVATAGGITSASAAISDNVNNMHDRKKVETVLQEYEAHLLDIGKILHFVSHGLYKLRGHPFLRSGTQHYSEDWEIRSAVQMISLVDLPVLRATEVTDSAVASVQGLFKGMDEYFIKDSRELKKGCKKEIVCQIKEVANVLNDWIVELNTIREELQDATGNM